ggttaaaaaaaaaaacaaagatttaTCTTATCTAATATTAGCTGAAACctaaattcaaacaaaactaaaaatcaacaaaacaaaacaaaccatGGAAGCACAAAATGTCAGACAATTTAGTATTAACCAAAACCACCAATTATATAAAAGACCATCTTCTCTCAAGTGGATGAAAGCAATGGGATCATTCACATTCTCCTCAGCTCAAAGTCATTGCACTGTGCTGTAGGTATCTACATTTAACAAATTCAATGGGACACAAAACAGGCATGACGCACTATCACTAAAATTCCCAAACCCACGCGGCAGACAAATTTCCAATGGAGTGTAAACAAATAGCTTCCTCATGAACTGATTCCTCACCACTCCAACATTGCCCAGCTCCACTGCCCAATCCCTTATCAGTTCCCAAAGGAATACATTTCCCCTCTCTAGTCACCTGTGACCACTCCAAGAGCTGAGACTTGCCCGAGACAGCTACTGACTTTTGCTTGGGgccttcattttttatattatgtttatcagtgaataataattttattgataatagaaCATAGGCGTAGTCAAGTACAGGGGGtgtatacaagagcaacacctataCTTGGTAGGCTGGCCTTCATTTTTGGATACAAGTAatgaagaattttattgaattaaacattaggcatagcccaagtagcTTAGGGGCTTCATTAACAGATAACAttcccaaatttatttttttgataagtaataattttattcgaagaaataggcataagtccaagtacacaggacgtatacaaaggaagATAACATTCCCAAATTGGCATATGAGGTCAGAGACCAGTCCACTTCAATACCACCTACTGAAGATACTACCATATCCCCATGAGTTTCACCCAAAATAGGATCCAAGACTGCCATATCCCCCAATATATCCTAGCACCATCAAACTGTTCCTCATATCCATATGAATTGTGTACCACCTGCCCTCTCTAAGTTCAAGATCAATTACAGAGAAGCAAAAATAGGCTTCGGTTATATCAAAAAATAGGCTTCACCAGTTgattatgaagattttttttcgAAATGTGGATAGGAAAGACATTGCAACAAGTCATTCCCTGATGTTAAGAGTCACTAGGAAGACCAATCCCCTTGCTCCAGCAATCATCTTCATTATCAATGCTCCAAGAATCATCAAACTTGCTTCGGCAACAAACACAGAGGATCTAGATGCCCTAACACTGAAGGAACCCATTTAGCAACATATCCCTTAAAGGGCTGGCTCAAGCCATTTGAAATAATGGCCtgcttgcaaaaaaaaaaaaaaaatcacagaacAGCTAATTCACATAGGCGTAGTAATGCCATTGAGATGCTTTATTCTGATAATAATGTGCTTTCATCCCCTTACGAGATTCAAGATCATATTGTGCAGTTTTATGAAGTTCTACTAACCGAGACGGCTGATTGGAGACCTAATCTTGATGATTTGGTTTTTGATTCATTGGATTCTTTGTCTGCAAGTTGGTTGGAGAGACCGTTTGAGGAGAATGAGGTTTATCAAGTGGTTTGTGGAATGGTCAAAGATAAAGCCCCTGGTCTGGATGGTTTTTCCATGGGTTTTTTTCAAGTTTGTTGGGATGTTGTGAGGGTAGATGTGTTGCGGGTTTTCCAGGAATTTTCCAACaatcaaaagtttgagaagtctCTTAATGCCACCTTCGTCTCTCTTATTCCTAAAATAGCTGGCACCTCTGAGTTTCGCCCCATTAGCCTGGTAAGTGGggtttataagataatttctaAGGTGCTTGCCAATCGCACAAGTACAGTGacggaaaaaattatttctaagccccaaaatgcttttgttcgGGGTAGGCAAATCTTTGATTCTGTGTTGATTGCTAATGAATGATGTTTAGATAGCCGAATGAGGGAGGGTGTCCCAGGTGTCATTTGTAAgctggatatggagaaggcgtatgatcatgtgaattgagattttcttttctatatgcttgggagatgtggttttggggaaagGTGGTGTGCATGGATTAGACATTGCATCTCTACTGCTCGGTTTTCAGTGTTAGTTAACGGAAATCCTTGTGGTTTTTTCCATAGCTCTTGTTGATTGAGACAGGGGGATTCGTTATCCCCTTTCCTATTAGTCATTATCATGTAAGCTTTGAGTCGAATGAGTGGAGGTTGCTGTAAGGAGGGGTTTTCTTTCTGTATTTACGGTGGGAAATGTTAACAACGACTTTATCatactttttcatcttctttttgcatatGATACTATTATGTTTTGTGATGTTGATCATGGACAGATTCAAGCCTTAAGAGCTCTTTTACTATGTGTTGAAGCTGTATCAGGCCTTAAGGTAAATTTGGGTAAGTCAGCAATGGTTCAGGTGGGAGATGTGCGGAATATTAACTGTCTGGTAGAGCTTTTGGGGTGTAAAGTTGCTGCTCTACCTATGAAATATATCTTGGCCTTCCACTGGGAGCGTCTTTCAAGGCCAAGTCTATTTGGGATGGAGTAGTTGAGAAGATTGAAAAAAGGCTAATGGGTTGGAGGAGGTTAtacttatcaaaagggggtAGAATCAATCTTATCAAAAGTACTCTTTCGAATCTCACAACTTATTACCTTTCTTTATTTCCTATTCCTGCATGTGTGGGAAATCGAATTGAAAAAGTATTTCGCATATTTTTGCGGGGAGGAATGGGTGAGGAGACTAAAATCCATCTTGTTAGTTGAAATAGAGTTTGTTCTCCTATTTCAAATGGTGGTTTGGGGGTccaaaatttgagtatttttaacAAGGCCTTGttggggaaatggttgtggaggtatcaagATGAAATTGGGGGGGGGGCCGGGTGGTGGTGTTCTAAGGAGGTTAGGGGTTCTTATGGTGTGAgtctttggaaatttattagaaagagATGGGAGAACTTTGTTAAACATACGAACTTTGTTGTTGGTGAGGGTTTAAGGATCCGTTTTTGGTTTGATGCTTGGTGTGGTGATCAGGCTCTTTTCAGTGTGTTTCTGGTTATCTTTCGTATAGCAGCCCATTGGTATGCTTCTGTTTCTGATGTGTTAGTCCATTCTAATGGAATGTTGCAGTGGGATGTTGGTTTTACTAGAGCTGTACAGGATTGGGAACTTGTTGAGGTGTCTGATTTTTTCAGCTTCCTATATTCCCTGCGGGTTGGGGGTAGTGAGAGGGATAAATTGACATGGAAGCATACAGGTAGTAAAAAGTTCTCGGTACGGTCTTATTACAAGGTATTGACTGTTCAGCATTGTTCTCCTTTTCCATGGAAGCgtatttggaggtctcatgTGGCTTCCAAAGTAGCGTTTTTCATATGGACAGCATCACTTGGAAACATTTTGACGATCGATAATTTTAGAAAGCAGGGTTTTGTTATTATGGAgtggtgcttcatgtgtaagaagcatggagaatctgtggatcatttacttctgCACTGTGAGGTGGCTAAGGCATTGTGGGATGGACTGTTCAGTAGAGTTGGGCTGGTTTGGGTGATGCCGATGAAAGTAGAGGATTTGCTTGCATGCTGGATGGGGCTTCGTAGTTCTAAACAAGCGGCTAcggtgtggaagatggttcattTGTGTCTCATGTGGTATATTTGGTGGGAAAGGAATGAGCGTTGCTTTAATAATGAGCGCACTATGGAAGAAATCTGGAaattctttgtattttctttattgcAATGGTTTTCTGCTTTAGGGTTTGATGGAGCTTCAGCTCatgattttctgttttctttttccccttcttagaatgtaactaggtgttttcttttgtatacttcctatgtacatGGGCTTCACCTATTACAtttgttgaataaaatttatttttacttatcaaaaaaataataagaatggCCTGCTTgccctttcctttttcttcctctttattGCTCGGTCGAAAACAGTATACTGGGCTTCATTCAATCTAAAATAAGGGACTGCTTGCCTTTGTCTTTAGTTCATGGGCCAGACCTAAATTCCATGAGTCAGGCCTATGTTGGCTCCTTCCCCTTTTCATTGTTGCAGACCAGATCCACTTCCAATGGGCCAATCTTTTTTAACTGACCAATGGTTTTGATTTTCGCACACGAAAATAAGCCTTTGATGAGAGAAGAACCCATTGTGAATTGGCCGGAACCTGCCCTGCTTGGTAAGCTTAGAAGCTTGTCCACTAAAGCAAAGCCCACGTCCACCTGTCCTaataaatcataacttttcactAATTTTAGTCAACTGTTCCCTAAGGCTATTAAGATAACTGCTTATCTTCCTTTGATCTACATCGCCATTTGAGATGGCATAATCGCTAATTTCAGCAAAAAGAAAGCAACGAGTATGTCTGCTGCCTTGGGTTCTGTTTGCATGCTTTATTCTTATGCTTTGAAGCAGTTTCGGGGGGGTTGAAGGTTAATCTCACTAAATCTAAGACTCTGAGTTGGTCCCTGTAGGTCAAGTAACTAATATAGACAGTCTTGCTAGTATTCTAGGGTGTATGATGTCTTCTTTTCCTATGAAGTATTTGGGTCTTCCTTTGGGAGACACTTTCAAGACCAAGGCTATTTGGTATGGGATTATCAAGAAGGTTGAGCATCAGCTGGCTGGTTGGAAGATGATGTATTAATTAAAATGTGGCAGGATTACCTTGACTAAGAGCACTCATTATAATCTACTCATACGGTACATCTCTTTGTCCAATTCCTAGTAGTGTGGCTACCTGTCTAGAGAAGCTACAAAACAGAACTTCGCCTGGGGTGAGTGAGAAGAAGTAAGTAATTCCACCTCATATGTTGGTCCAACTAGGTTTTCCAATCTCTGAGGGATTGGGAATACGGGACTTTCTCTTGTTTAATCGAGCACTCTTAAAGAAGTGGATATGGTGCTATCAGAATGACAAAGAGGCATTGTGGAGGGGTGTAGTATATTCTAAATATGGATGCCAATGGGTGGATAGTGTTCTAATGAGATTCCAGGATCCCGTGGAGTAGGTTTatggaaaaacataaaaacaaagtGGGGGGCATTTTCCAAATATCTTAGATTTTGAGGTGAGATATTACTCTAGGATTAGAAACTAGCATGATTTGTGTGTGGAGACAGGCTCTCAAGGAAGCTTTCCCAAATGTTTATAGGGTTGGTCTTTAAGGATGCTTATGTGGCAGACCATTTGGAGATATCTAGTGGCTTCCCTTACTGGAATGAAAGTTTCATCAGAGCtgctcatgattgggaagtaGAAATTTTTGCTGCATTCTTTAATCTGTTATATGCCTCCAGGTTGAGAAGTGGAGGAAGGCAAGCTTCTTTAGACCCCTTCCAAGAGAGGATTGATCCATCTGCGCTTTCCTCATGATAATAACCCGTTTCTTTGGAAGAGGATTTGGCTACGAGAGCTGCATTTTTGCTTGCATAGCCTATAGGAAAGATTCTTGCAacagatttgttttttttataagattttcataacaGAGAACACACATGGAAAATAAACATCGTTGTGATTGGtaggtgttgcatgtgcaagaagagTGGAGAGTATATTGATCACCTTTTTACTCTATTGTGAGATTGCTAGGGATCTATGGAATGAATTATTCAGTTGGGAGGGTTTGTCTTAGGTGCTTGGGGTTAAATGGCAGTCCACAAATTGCAGCAGTATGGAAGATAATCCCTACTTGCCTTACATGGAGTATTTGGAGGGAATGGAATGACAGGAATCTTAAAAACAGAGAACGGATGTCAGAGGAgctcaacattttctttttaaatactaTCTTCCTCTGGGGAACTGCTGTAAACTTTAATAGGCTTAACTTGCATGCTTTTCTTGCATCTTTTTTTCTACTTCTAGATGGGTGTTTCCCTTCTATACATCTTGTGTGCTAGGGTTGCACCTTTCTGGTGCTTTTCAATGGAATTTATTACTCATCAAACAAAAGATATATTAAACAAGTATCTGGATTCATGGACTTGTGATACAAGTATATGGCATACAACAGTAAGAAAATCAACCTGATATAGCACATGGCACAAAAAACTTGCAATTTAATCTGAAGCTTTGAATCTCTAACATCTTGGATCCACCAAGTAACATGCGCTAAAGGTAGGCATTTAAATATTGCGGAAAAATCTTTATGAATGGCAAAATGATATATCCCCCAAATAAGAATTCCAATCcccaaataaattttgttatcaTGTCATTATCAGACTAAACTGCTTATACATACTTTTCCTTTATACAAGTAAAACTGCTTGTACGTACTGAAAGATGCTAGCTGGTTTTGCTGGTAAAAGCTCTTGGTGGGGTTTTAACTCAGGACAAAGATTTTAGtttaaatgtaaaatgaaaaggGTCATTATCAGTACATGACAACAATGCAGAAACATGAGCCATATTTgcttgaatgatttttcaaagatgGTAGCATAAGTTAATAGAATTTATGGATAGATCACATGTATATATCCTTACCTGTATAAGATGCCATGTGCAATGCCAAGCAGATCTTGAAAACACCGGAGCCATGCCTTCAACAAATCTACAAGTAAATACAgacaatcaaaataaaatcttacttgtaaaaaagtcaaaataaaattactcccCTATTAAATTGAACAGAAGATAACCATCAGTTGgatcaatattattaaaagagtTGTACCCAAAAATAGGTTAGCTCAAAAGATTAAAACTGCTCTTTCTTGATATTTTTGGGAGATGAACTTTAACTATTTAAgtagttaaaacttaaaagaaattaccaaaaatttattcatttcaaaagaCCTGGGAACTACAAAGATGAGATTGACATGGCAGAAGACTTCTGTTAAACAACATTAAAGAAATGAGGTTTCAGGGGAAGTCATTTGGCACTCTATATTCTCCTAACTTTCAAGGGATCTGGAAAAGCGAATAGCAGAGCACTGTATCtctcaactcaaaacatgaACAACGTCCCTGTatatattcttcttaaattCAAAGTCAGAGAAGCCAAAAACAAAagtgaccccccccccccaacaaacCCCCTCACACGCGCCTGTCACCCCctctatctttcttttcttatatgGATAGTACATTGAGAGTAACATATTGACAACAATGACACTGGTCTCAGTCATCATGCAGATGCATGTAGGAACTGCTGGTCCGTTGCAAAAACCTTGATACTGTCTTCATAGCCTCTAATTTTTCATGTAATAGAGCAATCATAAATTAGGTTTTATGGGCTAAGGAGTTCAGATCTGAACAGGTCCTATTCGTTTAACAAGTAGTCAAATCAATTAATTATTCCATTTCGTTTACAGCCCAATTTTATGGAACTTTATAGGTATACTCATGTAACCGTTCATTCTTCTTTGGTTATGGaaaggaaaagtgaaagaaaactCAAAAGGTTCCAGATAAGCAAATCAAAGAAAAGATAATGTCCAATTCCAAGTGAACGGTATGATAACTTACCCAGTGCATGGTGGCCCCTCACTGGAATCTGAACACTTCACGCTACCTCTGCGGTCATAGACTCTCCTGTACAGAGAGAAGAATTCTATATATAAGCAATACAAGTTTATTCCCACAGATGGTTCTCATAAGACCACATCATTATTCACCTATGAAACTTCTTCGTTCTAGCACGAATGGTAATTCTATGATGTATATCAGTTGAATTTGGGTCCAAAGCTGGTTGAGATATCTCAAGTCCTTCTGTTTTCACAATATCCAGGTACCTGGaaaacaaaatctgaaattaaCTTGTTCTCTATGGAGAGAATATGAGCCTCCCAATAAGTAATAGATAAAGCCCCAAGACCACGATACGAAACCATGATTGCACAAATAACCCCCCCTGCCACTATCGAAATACTGACCAACATCCTGAAACAAATAAACTGTCCCAATATACTGTTCAAGGTTGAATGGTTTCAGGAGTAGTTGCACTGAGCAAGATAATTGATTTCCTTCCTAGGAGTCTAGGGAGTTAAAGAAAATAAGCTGGACAGCGATTGAAACAGgatttaaaagatatatatatcatgggTAACAAAAATATGACAAGAAATTGGAAGTTAATAGATCAAAATATAGCCAAGACAATACTGAGCAATTACTTTAACTATATAAATCCATCTGATCAACTACTGTTGAAAATAGTCAAGACACAGGAACAATGTGATCCAGATTTCCCAAACTCTTCTAATTTTCATGGAAAGAACTAGAAAGCTCTACACCACCAAGATCTTTACTTCAGTCTTGAAGCATTTGTATTAAGGTCCAGAACTAACATGACTATAACCTTTACACTCAACAGAATTACAAACATCACAGTCAAAAGATCTCCCAAGAGCATGTCAAGTGTACCTTCCTGGGTTAAAATGCTCAACACCCAAATCTTCATcccaaataaatatgtaatcatAAATGGACACCACATCTGGATGTAGAAAGCGCTTTGCAAACCACCTGAGAAGAGGACAAATaagaaaaaccaacaaataCAGCATGAATAAGGTTAACATGTATTTGTGCAACAGTGACGGTAGGATTCGCAATTTAAAAACTTCACAAAGGAACCGAATTCATTTCATACCATATGACGATTTCAGTCATAGTCTGACCCCCAGAACTTAGACATCCATTAACTAAGGCATGGAATaaagaatataatttgaaaaaattaaaaacaaaaccaatttGGTTGCCTAATGCCTTTTTTCAGAGCTGACCCCAGATTTGGAGACTGAGGGTGGCATTATGTAGAAAGACAACAGTAAAAAACCTTTTGTTAAAATCCTGCATTACTCCCATAACCTGAGAGGCTCATTGTTTCAAGTCCcagatattataattttaaaaaaaattaagctcaTCAGAAGATATACAATTAAATTCATATGCTACGAAAGCACCTCCAACAAAACATATCAATCCCCAACTATAACCATCAATCTACCCTATacgttaaaattaaaaaaaactccaaTTACTAGTGGTTAAATCTTACCACTTTGTTTGGTTCTGAGCAACTATGTGTATGGCCTTGTTACTCCAGTCGAGATCCCACCACCCATCCATATTGCCATCGTAATGGAATAGAATAATTGTAAAATTCTCTGGAAGAAACTGAATTCAATGAAATTAGATAAATGTATTaccaataagaaaaaaagtattaaaaagaaaaaatgtattaccaataagaaaaaatgtattaaaaataaaaaagaaaaaatgtattaCCTTTTGCACAACAGCATCCACATTATGCTTTTGCTTAATACCAACTGGCATTGCCAGCAAGTTATGATTGCTAAAACCATTGACCTGTAATTCAGTAGCCACCACATGTCACACGAAATAATGATACAATTCTTTACATAACAAAAATCCTGCAACAGAAAGTTTCGAAAGGCCAAGTCtaccaatatttttaaaaatcatcgaACAGTTTTTCTACGGCCATAAAAGTAAGtgcaaattttaaagataagttTAGAAACCAAATACTATAGAATCAGAATCTAACCTTTGACCGTGAACTACTTCTTGACCATAAAGGCCTTAGCTCCAAATCTGAACTGGCTTGTATTATACCATGAGGCAAACCATGCAAATATCTAGATTCCAAATGATACTCCTATTAAGAGAATATAGAATCCTTAGACTGATAATGAAGATATAGAACATACATGTTCCAAATGAATCATCCAAACCATGTGACTGAATCAGCCGGAGTTTCAATAATTTATAAGCCATAGATTAAATGGAGTTAACAACAACTACCACTCTTACCAGGTAGCTATTTACAAGGTTTATGAGCAAATAAAGGGAAGCAATGACGTGCTAACCTTGACAAGATAAATGAAGAGGACTACAGTACTTACCTTTACGGCGTTGAAGCGATGCAATTCTCCATCCATCTGGTAATGGGAAAAATTACCATGACAATAATAAAAGGTTAGCTAAAGAAACGTAAGAGTAAAAAGAGCTGGACACAAATCAAATATAAGTATAAGTTTGATATATAAGTATAAAGCCTTGAGGTGATTCACTGAGAAGATATTACAGATGGCAAACTAGCCACTGAAGATATCTAAACACTACCATGAATTGAAAACTGGAGATTCTGGACCGGCTAATCGTGAACCCAAATGAATAACTACATAAGTTTGATTTATTTACGTTCCTCAGAACCATTAAGCATTCTTCTAATCAACCAACACATTGCAGGAATGTCATTATGGAAATTCCTGAGGTGGAAAAGTATCAAACaagttgaatttgaatttgagcaGAAGAAGGACAGCAAAAAGACATTCTGTTTACCAGATTGGTCCTCTTAAAAGATGACAAACAAGATTTGAAGAATTGATAGGGTGATTGTACCTCTGTCTGCCGATGCTGATAATTTGTGATCCTATACACAAAGAAGAATGCAACTGTACACACGACTCCCATAAACGGAAGCTGTCTCATCTTTAATCCACATTTTCCCTACACCAGCATCATATAATTTAAGctctaaaaatatcaattctaGAATATGATACAGGTACTATGTTAATATCTCCCAAACTATTATCAACTATAAGTATAAGGTGtgaacagaaagagagagagaccataCCCCATCAGAAAAGGCATTCCGTTTCCTCATCAGCCATCTCCAGGATTTTAATGGTTTCATAGACTACAAAGGCCTCTATTTAGTTCTCATAACAGACTGTAATCAAAACCTATAGAGCAGAGACTAATATCAGAAGTGAtcataataaacaataattaccCAAGTAAATTCCCATATTTCAAATGTATCAAAAAGTATTTCTGgttaataacaaaaaacaagaaGCTTATGTTCAAAATATTGCGTCTCTAGCTTAGGTTCTCTCAGAAGCCACACGTGACCCTGCAAACTCTACCGTAAcaggaaaacaaaaacttgTCGAATTATTCCTCACATGTTAACCTCTTATATTATACCTGCGTGAAATgaatgtgtgtgtgcgcgcgagCGCACATGTGAATACAGATGAGAGCTTCTCTGTTAATCTGACAACTGAAAAATGCATAATCTACGCAGAACCCTCTAAAGGACAACACAGATACGCTTGAGACATCGCACCCGCAATCCAAATCAAAGCTTCACAATTGCATCGACTATCCAACGAAACCAAAAGAAGGTAACTACAAATAATCTACTTCAAAACATGCCCAATACAAATATCATCCAAGAAAACCAATCCGGCATACAAAATGACGTATAGCCCCCCTGGATCAGGATTTTTCAGCAATTTTGTCCCCGGAAAAATGCAAAATACATCAAACATGGAGAAAATCACCCCGGAAAATGGAGTTCTGCCTTACTACCAGAGACAGTAGAAAAAAGGAGTTTTTGACCAGTTCCATTAGATCTAATGAGTGACagttttcttagaaaaaaaaagtttaatatagaAACCAACCCTCGAAATAATGGTATGCTAATAAGAATGCTTAGCATGTAAATCGAATGCTTAGCATTTTAACCCCTCCAAATATCACACACTTTTttaccaaaaaaggaaaattaaatcTCATAACTAGGACCTTGCTCTGGTTCTCGTTCCTTTACAAAAACACAGATTGAAAATGACTCGGACATTACTGATCACAAACCTTGAAAATGACGAGCGATCATGAGCTGAATCACCAACACCCCGAGAGAGAGTCGACAGACGAAGGAAACGGAGAGTAAAACGCCGCGTTTTAAGGTGGGGAGGTAAAGGGGAGGGAGTGCTGCATGTGACGATTGTCCTTTTTGGCTACGAGTGTAACAGTGCAACGTCATCTGTTTCACACACAACCACACGCGCGGAGTGCCGTGCTTGTTTGTAGCTGTTCTGcgtagaaaaaacaaaacaaaacaaaataaaatgggtcAAAATGTTCAGGCGCGTGTCTCCGTTGATTCTGTGTCCTACATGGCAGTGCGCGCACGTCTTCGTTAACGAGATTTGATCTGGCGTCTCGGACACATCACTTCGTGCGCGtcgtttgtttgtttgaattttttatttcatggccagcttttttttttatttttataataatgttaATATCACCTCTTATTTTGAACttctctttttaattattttttttattttttttcttgattaagaaaatgattattaattattagtgtattaatatttttatattttttaaaattatttaaagatattaaaaaaatgtaaaaaataaaaaagataaattttatttaggcGACGACATAAACACTGCTGAGCAACAACCTATCagcacttttttttatatataaagttaatttttttattattttatatatgtaggAGGATGCGAATTACGATAGAAGTGTAGaatttaaagagttttttttaattttttttataatctaaagattaaaagtttaaccaaattagtatctaaCTGTTTTAAAACTTTTGGATCAATATCATTGGATCTTTAACAATTAGTATTAAAACAAGAATCACGTCACGAGTTCAAGTTACGGAGGAGATGACGTTTAGGCTGGATTAAAATGCTTTGATATTATGTGTGAGTATAATGTTAAgttattgaatattgataaatGAGTAAAATCGTCAAAAGAGAAATGGCTACTGTCAGGTCAGTATCGATAGAATAGGCTATCATAAACGTCAGATTCAGAAGCGTGGTAAAATTTTATGATACTGAGGGTTaaaagtttaaccaaattagtatctaaTAGTTTTAAAGCTTTTAGATCAATAGTTTgatctttaataatttttttttacttaatgattaaaaaaatattttttaataatattatgaatttaaaaaaaatatgaaaaaaataaatcaagagaaatttaaaaaaataaaaa
This genomic interval from Juglans regia cultivar Chandler chromosome 3, Walnut 2.0, whole genome shotgun sequence contains the following:
- the LOC109005452 gene encoding uncharacterized protein LOC109005452, which gives rise to MKPLKSWRWLMRKRNAFSDGGKCGLKMRQLPFMGVVCTVAFFFVYRITNYQHRQTEMDGELHRFNAVKEYHLESRYLHGLPHGIIQASSDLELRPLWSRSSSRSKVNGFSNHNLLAMPVGIKQKHNVDAVVQKFLPENFTIILFHYDGNMDGWWDLDWSNKAIHIVAQNQTKWWFAKRFLHPDVVSIYDYIFIWDEDLGVEHFNPGRYLDIVKTEGLEISQPALDPNSTDIHHRITIRARTKKFHRRVYDRRGSVKCSDSSEGPPCTGFVEGMAPVFSRSAWHCTWHLIQNDLVHGWGMDMKLGYCAQGDRTRNVGIIDSEYIVHKGIQTLGGSGLPAKKVLNPEDLAKKHGASAFDVRTEIRRQSTWELQTFKERWNQAVEEDKNWVDPFKRGKTYRKRKQQNRFV